In Aedes albopictus strain Foshan chromosome 3, AalbF5, whole genome shotgun sequence, the following are encoded in one genomic region:
- the LOC109433671 gene encoding cuticle protein yields MAFKMVVLFAALACARAAFLEADHHHTAHYSPASAVSYSSFTRSEPAKLTKTLAYAEPEVHYVAPVTKTVAYAEPAVHYAAPVAKTLTYAQPAVHYAQPEVHYAQPAVHYAAPVAKTLTTYAEPAVHYAAPVAKTLAYAQPAVTYAAPVAKTLTTYAQPAVHYSAPATTHSVAVAHPSVQYVHEPTYAKTVVAQPTTYAKSFVHHSTPVTYAAPVTKTLVAQPVLAKTVVSEPVYTKTLVQQPTYVKTLAAQPVYAHAAPVYAHAAPVVAAKTLTYAAPEAQVSHVSFQDASSHYAW; encoded by the exons ATGGCGTTTAAG ATGGTTGTACTCTTCGCCGCCCTGGCCTGTGCCAGAGCAGCCTTCCTTGAAGCTGATCACCACCACACGGCTCACTACTCGCCGGCCTCAGCCGTCAGCTACAGCTCGTTCACCCGCAGCGAACCAGCCAAGCTGACCAAAACTCTGGCCTACGCTGAACCTGAGGTCCACTACGTTGCTCCAGTGACCAAGACCGTGGCGTATGCTGAACCCGCTGTCCACTATGCTGCTCCGGTCGCCAAAACCCTGACCTACGCCCAACCTGCCGTCCACTACGCTCAACCCGAGGTTCACTATGCCCAACCAGCTGTCCACTATGCCGCCCCGGTAGCTAAGACTCTGACGACGTATGCCGAGCCTGCTGTCCACTATGCTGCCCCAGTTGCCAAGACCCTGGCCTACGCTCAGCCTGCTGTCACCTATGCCGCCCCAGTTGCCAAGACTCTGACCACCTACGCCCAGCCAGCTGTGCACTACTCGGCTCCAGCCACGACCCACTCTGTAGCCGTAGCCCACCCCTCGGTACAATACGTCCACGAACCAACTTACGCTAAAACCGTAGTCGCACAGCCAACCACGTACGCCAAGTCTTTCGTGCACCACTCAACTCCAGTCACCTACGCCGCTCCAGTTACCAAAACCCTCGTAGCTCAACCGGTTCTGGCCAAGACCGTCGTGTCCGAACCTGTGTACACCAAGACCCTGGTTCAGCAGCCAACCTACGTGAAGACCCTTGCCGCTCAGCCAGTGTACGCTCATGCCGCGCCCGTCTACGCTCACGCTGCCCCGGTCGTTGCCGCCAAAACGCTGACCTATGCCGCTCCGGAAGCCCAAGTTTCACACGTGAGCTTCCAGGATGCCAGCTCTCACTACGCTTGGTAA